A genomic window from Salvia hispanica cultivar TCC Black 2014 chromosome 5, UniMelb_Shisp_WGS_1.0, whole genome shotgun sequence includes:
- the LOC125187811 gene encoding probable indole-3-pyruvate monooxygenase YUCCA10 — MKKAAVTIVGGGPSGLATAAYLHSLSIPYILLEREDCFASLWQNHTYDRVHLHLPKQLCNLPLMPMPSHYPTYVPRRLFVDYLNDYVTRFHIRPVYRRSVEAATYEHGEWKIEAKNLDSGKLEEYRSRFLVVATGESCDPSMPEIKGLGTFTGEVLHSTAYKNGGRFAGKKVLVVGSGNSGMEIAVDLSDHGARTSIVIRSPIHILSRRIAYMTLVLIKYLPRKWADSFAIMMSKFEYGDLTKYGIQRPKMGPFALKDDYGKYPVIDAGTVVKIKSGEIKVLPEISSIKGNCVTFENGTEEYSYDVLIFATGFKRSTKQWLKEDDNLLNEDGIPKVDYPNHWKSVNGLYCVGFARKGLYGAAMDAQNIAHHIKSQITH, encoded by the exons atgaagaagGCAGCAGTAACCATCGTAGGCGGCGGCCCCTCCGGCCTAGCAACGGCGGCGTACCTCCACAGCCTCTCCATCCCATACATCCTTCTGGAGAGAGAAGACTGCTTCGCCTCACTGTGGCAAAACCACACATACGACCGCGTCCATCTCCATCTCCCTAAACAACTATGCAACCTCCCCCTCATGCCCATGCCCTCCCACTACCCCACCTACGTCCCTCGCCGCCTCTTCGTCGACTACCTCAACGACTACGTCACCCGCTTCCACATCCGCCCCGTCTACCGCAGGTCGGTCGAGGCCGCCACGTACGAACACGGGGAGTGGAAGATCGAGGCCAAAAACCTCGACTCCGGTAAACTGGAGGAGTATCGCTCGAGGTTTTTAGTCGTGGCCACGGGAGAATCATGCGATCCGAGCATGCCGGAGATCAAGGGGCTGGGGACCTTTACTGGGGAGGTATTGCACTCCACCGCCTATAAGAACGGCGGGAGGTTCGCCGGAAAAAAGGTTTTGGTGGTCGGGAGTGGGAATTCTGGCATGGAGATCGCGGTTGATCTGTCCGACCACGGTGCAAGGACCTCCATAGTCATCCGGAGCCCG ATTCACATATTGTCAAGGAGAATAGCCTATATGACATTGGTTCTAATAAAGTACTTACCAAGGAAATGGGCTGACTCATTTGCTATAATGATGAGCAAATTTGAGTATGGAGACTTAACAAAATATGGTATTCAAAGGCCTAAAATGGGACCCTTTGCTCTCAAAGATGACTATGGGAAATACCCGGTTATTGATGCTGGTACTGTGGTCAAGATCAAGTCTGGGGAGATTAAG GTGTTGCCCGagattagtagtataaaagGGAATTGCGTGACATTTGAGAATGGAACAGAAGAATATTCATATGATGTGCTAATCTTTGCCACAGGCTTCAAAAGATCGACCAAACAATGGCTAaag GAAgatgataatttattaaatgaagATGGGATTCCAAAGGTCGATTATCCAAACCACTGGAAGAGTGTAAATGGGCTTTATTGTGTTGGGTTCGCCCGCAAAGGATTGTACGGAGCTGCTATGGATGCCCAAAACATAGCCCACCACATCAAATCTCAAATTACtcattaa
- the LOC125189672 gene encoding probable indole-3-pyruvate monooxygenase YUCCA10 produces the protein MEKATVSIVGAGPSGMATAAYLHSLSIPYILLEREDCYASLWQKHTYDRVHLHLPKQLCTLPLLPMPSHYPTYVPRRLFLDYLNDYVTRFHIRPIYRRSVEAAAYDDGEWKIEAKNLDSGELEEYRSRFLVMATGISTDPSIPEIKGLGSFTGEVLHSTEYKNGERFAGKKVLVVGSGNSGMEIAVDLADCGATTSIVVRSPVHVVSRRISAMAIALITYTSLKWADIFATVMSRIVFGDLSKYGIQRPKKGPYALKDEIGKYPVIDAGVVDKIKSGVIKVLPAISGIKGKCVIFENEEECSYDVLIFCTGYNRSTKWLKEDYLLNDDGLAKNAYPNNWKGTNGLYCAGLARMGIYGAAIDAEKIAHHIKSQI, from the exons ATGGAGAAGGCAACAGTGAGCATCGTGGGAGCCGGCCCCTCCGGCATGGCGACGGCGGCGTACCTCCACAGCCTCTCCATCCCATACATCCTTCTGGAGAGAGAAGACTGCTACGCCTCTCTATGGCAAAAGCACACCTACGACCGCGTCCACCTCCATCTCCCCAAGCAACTATGCACCCTCCCCCTCTTGCCCATGCCCTCCCACTACCCCACCTACGTCCCTCGCCGCCTCTTCCTCGACTACCTCAACGACTACGTCACCCGCTTCCACATCCGCCCCATCTACCGTAGGTCGGTCGAGGCCGCCGCGTACGACGACGGGGAGTGGAAGATCGAGGCCAAGAACCTCGACTCCGGCGAACTGGAGGAGTATCGCTCGAGGTTTTTGGTCATGGCCACCGGGATATCCACCGATCCGAGCATTCCTGAGATCAAGGGGCTGGGGAGCTTCACCGGGGAGGTCCTGCATTCCACCGAATATAAGAACGGCGAGAGGTTCGCCGGAAAAAAGGTTTTGGTCGTCGGAAGTGGGAATTCCGGTATGGAGATCGCGGTCGATCTTGCTGACTGTGGCGCAACCACCTCCATTGTCGTCCGCAGCCCG GTTCATGTAGTGTCAAGGAGAATTTCTGCTATGGCGATTGCTCTAATAACGTATACATCGCTCAAGTGGGCTGACATATTTGCAACAGTGATGAGCAGGATTGTGTTTGGAGACTTATCCAAATATGGAATTCAGAGGCCTAAAAAGGGGCCCTATGCTCTGAAGGATGAAATTGGGAAATACCCTGTTATTGATGCTGGTGTTGTGGATAAGATTAAATCTGGAGTGATTAAG GTGTTGCCTGCGATTAGTGGTATAAAGGGGAAGTGTGTGATATTTGAGAATGAAGAGGAATGCTCATACGATGTGCTAATCTTTTGCACAGGCTACAACAGATCAACCAAGTGGCTAAAg GaagattatttattgaatgatGATGGGCTTGCAAAGAACGCTTACCCAAACAACTGGAAGGGTACAAATGGGCTTTATTGTGCTGGGCTGGCCCGTATGGGAATATATGGAGCTGCTATTGATGCCGAAAAGATAGCGCACCACATCAAATCCCAGATTTGA